A single window of Achromobacter xylosoxidans DNA harbors:
- a CDS encoding PLP-dependent aminotransferase family protein, translated as MSLYEKLANEIAKSIRDGVLRVGDKLPSVRDACSSRGVSPSTVFQAYYLLEARGLVRARPRSGYYVNARDDSLPPEPDTSCPDGESTELAISERIFDILDSVRNRDVTPLGSAFPSPLLFPLPRLAQAMSAHLKRQDPLDTIEDLSPGNPGLRRQIALRYLIAGINVPANDIVVTNGALEALNLCLQAVAEPGDTVIVEAPTFYGALQALERHGLKALEVPTHPRTGVDLEAMETAIKRHRPKACWLMTQFQNPLGSLMPEEKKRQLVELLARHEIALIEDDVYGELYFGAARPVPAKAFDKHGLVLHCSSFSKCLAPGYRIGWASAGRYTQRVQRLKLSSTLSASGPAQGALAEYLEQGGYDRHLRRLRETLQAQQDLMANAIAREFPAGTRVTRPQGGFFLWLEMPAAVDALALHRQALARGISVAPGPIFSASGQFGNALRLNYGHPWDDGKADAIRVLGEMARAACSQATRPS; from the coding sequence GTGAGCCTGTACGAGAAACTCGCCAACGAGATCGCCAAGTCGATCCGCGACGGCGTGCTGCGCGTGGGCGACAAGCTGCCCTCGGTGCGCGATGCCTGTTCCAGCCGCGGCGTCAGTCCGTCGACGGTATTCCAGGCCTATTACCTGCTGGAAGCGCGCGGCCTGGTCCGCGCCCGCCCCCGTTCCGGCTACTACGTCAATGCGCGCGACGACAGTCTGCCGCCCGAACCGGACACGTCCTGTCCCGACGGCGAATCGACCGAGCTGGCGATCAGCGAGCGCATCTTCGACATCCTCGATTCCGTGCGCAACCGCGACGTCACGCCGCTGGGCTCGGCCTTTCCGTCGCCGCTGCTGTTCCCGCTGCCGCGGCTGGCCCAGGCCATGTCGGCTCATCTCAAGCGCCAGGACCCGCTGGACACGATAGAAGACCTGTCGCCCGGCAACCCCGGCCTGCGCCGGCAGATCGCGCTGCGCTACCTGATCGCCGGCATCAACGTGCCGGCCAACGACATCGTGGTCACCAATGGCGCGCTGGAAGCGCTCAACCTGTGCCTGCAGGCCGTGGCCGAACCCGGCGACACGGTCATCGTCGAAGCGCCGACCTTCTACGGCGCCCTGCAGGCGCTGGAGCGCCACGGCTTGAAGGCGCTGGAAGTGCCCACGCATCCGCGCACCGGCGTGGACCTGGAGGCCATGGAAACGGCGATCAAGCGCCACCGGCCCAAGGCCTGCTGGCTGATGACGCAGTTCCAGAATCCGCTGGGCAGCCTGATGCCCGAGGAAAAGAAGCGGCAGCTGGTCGAGCTGCTGGCGCGCCACGAAATCGCGTTGATCGAGGACGACGTCTACGGCGAGCTGTACTTCGGCGCGGCCCGGCCGGTGCCTGCCAAGGCCTTCGACAAGCACGGGCTGGTGCTGCACTGTTCGTCGTTCTCCAAGTGCCTGGCGCCGGGCTACCGCATCGGCTGGGCCAGCGCCGGCCGTTATACGCAGCGCGTGCAGCGCCTGAAACTGTCGTCCACCCTGTCGGCGTCCGGTCCGGCCCAGGGCGCGCTCGCCGAATACCTGGAGCAAGGCGGCTACGACCGCCACCTGCGCCGGCTGCGCGAAACGCTGCAGGCCCAGCAGGACCTGATGGCCAATGCGATCGCGCGCGAGTTTCCCGCCGGGACCCGCGTGACGCGTCCGCAGGGCGGTTTCTTCCTGTGGCTGGAAATGCCCGCGGCGGTGGACGCGTTGGCGCTGCACCGGCAGGCGCTGGCGCGCGGCATCAGCGTGGCGCCGGGACCGATCTTCTCGGCCAGCGGGCAGTTCGGCAACGCCCTGCGGCTGAACTACGGCCATCCATGGGACGACGGCAAGGCCGACGCCATCCGCGTCCTGGGCGAGATGGCGCGCGCGGCCTGCAGCCAGGCGACGCGGCCCTCCTGA
- a CDS encoding PTS sugar transporter subunit IIA, producing MNHLSRILPAGNVVLDMLATSKKRAFEQAGLLFENNHGLARALVFDSLFARERLGSTALGQGVAVPHGRVKGLEQALAAFIRLAQPITFDAPDGQPVSMLLCLLVPETATQQHLDILAELAQLMSNKALREALATEPDPAVVHKMLTTGQL from the coding sequence ATGAATCATTTGTCGCGCATCCTTCCCGCCGGCAACGTCGTCCTCGATATGCTCGCTACGAGCAAGAAACGCGCGTTCGAACAGGCTGGCCTCCTCTTTGAAAACAACCACGGCTTGGCACGCGCGCTCGTGTTCGACAGCCTGTTTGCACGGGAACGCCTGGGCTCGACGGCACTGGGCCAGGGCGTTGCCGTGCCGCACGGCCGGGTCAAGGGCCTGGAGCAGGCGCTGGCCGCCTTCATCCGCCTGGCGCAGCCCATCACGTTCGACGCACCGGACGGCCAGCCCGTCTCGATGCTGCTCTGTCTGCTGGTGCCGGAAACCGCCACGCAACAACACCTGGACATCCTGGCCGAACTGGCGCAACTGATGTCCAACAAGGCCCTGCGCGAGGCCCTGGCCACCGAGCCGGATCCGGCCGTCGTGCACAAGATGCTCACCACCGGCCAACTCTGA
- the lptB gene encoding LPS export ABC transporter ATP-binding protein produces MNQPSVQTPVTSAPSGVKQGSLRATGLRKTYNGRTVVQDVSLSVSSGEVVGLLGPNGAGKTTSFYMIVGLVPADAGRIEIDGSVITAMPIHKRARMGLSYLPQDASVFRRLTVEQNIRAVLELQLGPDGRTLSTPKINEQMELLLEELQIGHIRSNAAISLSGGERRRVEIARALATSPRFILLDEPFAGVDPIAVIEIQRIVRFLKGRGIGVLITDHNVRETLGICDRAYIISEGKVLTDGHPDEIVGDPAVRRVYLGEHFRM; encoded by the coding sequence ATGAACCAACCCTCTGTGCAGACTCCCGTGACCTCCGCCCCTTCGGGCGTCAAGCAGGGCAGCCTGCGCGCAACCGGCTTGCGCAAGACCTACAACGGCCGCACCGTGGTGCAGGACGTGTCCCTGTCCGTCTCCAGCGGCGAAGTGGTCGGCCTGCTCGGCCCCAACGGCGCGGGCAAGACCACCAGCTTCTACATGATCGTCGGGCTGGTGCCGGCCGACGCCGGCCGCATCGAGATCGACGGCTCGGTGATCACCGCGATGCCGATCCACAAGCGCGCCCGCATGGGGCTGTCGTACCTGCCCCAGGACGCCTCGGTGTTCCGGCGCCTGACGGTCGAGCAGAACATCCGCGCCGTGCTCGAATTGCAATTGGGGCCGGACGGCCGCACGCTGTCCACGCCCAAGATCAATGAACAGATGGAACTGCTGCTCGAAGAGCTGCAGATCGGCCATATCCGCAGCAACGCCGCCATCTCGCTGTCGGGCGGCGAGCGCCGCCGGGTCGAAATCGCGCGCGCGCTGGCCACCAGCCCGCGCTTCATCCTTCTGGACGAGCCCTTCGCGGGCGTGGACCCGATCGCCGTGATCGAGATCCAGCGCATCGTGCGTTTCCTGAAGGGCCGCGGCATCGGCGTGCTGATCACCGACCACAACGTGCGCGAAACGCTGGGCATCTGCGACCGCGCCTACATCATCAGCGAAGGCAAGGTGCTGACCGACGGTCACCCCGACGAAATCGTCGGCGATCCGGCCGTTCGGCGCGTCTACCTGGGCGAACACTTCCGCATGTAA
- the hprK gene encoding HPr(Ser) kinase/phosphatase: MLTVQELVDDNADKIPFNWISGQGAADRAIPDDGMAAADLVGHLNLIHPSRIQVFGQEELAYYTRFDLRRRMHHMDELLIGGVPAILLADGLTPPQDLVDQCDQHQVPLLSTPVAAAQLIDLLRIYLGKKLAPTTTVHGVFLDVLGLGVLITGESGLGKSELALELISRGHGLVADDAVEFSRTAPNMIEGHCPQLLQNLLEVRGLGLLDIRTIFGETSVRRKMRLKLIVHLVRATAQDKFERLPLRDITQDMLGLPVRKVMLQVAAGRNLAVLVEAAVRNTILKLRGIDTLGEFMERQAMAILQSSK, translated from the coding sequence ATGCTCACGGTGCAGGAACTCGTCGACGACAACGCCGACAAAATCCCCTTCAACTGGATTTCCGGCCAGGGGGCCGCGGACCGCGCGATTCCCGATGACGGCATGGCGGCCGCCGACCTGGTGGGCCACCTGAACCTGATCCACCCGTCGCGCATCCAGGTGTTCGGCCAGGAGGAACTGGCGTACTACACGCGCTTCGACCTGCGCCGCCGCATGCACCACATGGACGAGTTGCTGATCGGCGGCGTGCCGGCCATCCTGCTGGCCGACGGCCTGACGCCGCCGCAGGATCTGGTGGACCAATGCGACCAGCACCAGGTGCCGCTGCTGTCCACTCCCGTGGCGGCCGCGCAGCTGATCGACCTGCTGCGCATCTACCTGGGCAAGAAGCTCGCGCCCACCACCACCGTGCATGGCGTGTTCCTGGACGTGCTGGGCCTGGGCGTGCTCATCACCGGCGAATCCGGCCTGGGCAAGAGCGAACTGGCGCTGGAGCTGATTTCGCGCGGCCACGGCCTGGTGGCCGACGACGCGGTCGAATTCTCGCGCACCGCGCCCAACATGATCGAAGGCCACTGCCCGCAGCTGCTGCAGAACCTGCTGGAAGTGCGCGGCCTGGGCCTGCTGGATATCCGCACCATCTTCGGCGAGACCTCGGTGCGACGCAAGATGCGCCTGAAGCTGATCGTGCACCTGGTGCGCGCCACCGCGCAGGACAAGTTCGAACGCCTGCCGCTGCGGGACATCACCCAGGACATGCTGGGCCTGCCCGTGCGCAAGGTCATGCTGCAGGTTGCCGCCGGCCGCAACCTGGCGGTGCTGGTCGAAGCCGCCGTGCGCAACACCATCCTGAAGCTGCGCGGCATCGACACCCTGGGCGAATTCATGGAACGCCAGGCCATGGCGATCCTGCAAAGCAGCAAATAA
- the hpf gene encoding ribosome hibernation-promoting factor, HPF/YfiA family: MNLSICGRHLDVTPAIREYVMNKLARVLRHFDHVIDTQVMLSVEPLRHRAEITMRLSGKDIHCEATDENLYAAIDLLADKVDRQVIKHKDKVRSHSAESVKRQAASLSPTQ, encoded by the coding sequence ATGAACCTGAGCATCTGCGGTCGTCACCTCGACGTCACCCCGGCCATCCGGGAATATGTCATGAACAAACTGGCGCGAGTGCTGCGGCATTTCGATCACGTCATCGATACCCAGGTCATGCTCTCAGTAGAGCCCCTGCGGCACAGAGCCGAAATCACCATGCGTCTTAGTGGCAAGGACATTCATTGTGAAGCAACCGATGAAAACCTCTACGCCGCGATCGACCTTCTTGCTGACAAAGTCGACCGTCAGGTCATCAAGCACAAGGACAAGGTACGAAGCCACTCGGCAGAGTCCGTGAAGCGGCAAGCGGCGAGCCTCTCGCCAACCCAGTAA